TATTGGTTGATGGAGCTGTGATATCTCTTGGTAGAAGGCCTTACGATAGATATCCATTGACGAATGTCCATTAAACATAGCTCGTGGATAGTGATTCATCCAATCATTAGTCGCTATGATCTGAGCACTACTATAGTTATTTATAGCTTCACCTTTGGTAATCTCCTTGCGGAGAAACCGGTTATTGATCTCATTGGATCCACGTTCCCAAGGGGAATACGGATCAGCATAGAAAACATGATCGTGAACTTGTGTTAACTCACTAAATTCTGAACCGTTGTCAGAGGTTATTGTCTTAAAGATGCGATAGTAAGCATCTGTGCCCATTTTCTGGCGTAAATTTATAAAGAACTGATTTACTGCATGCGCAGTTTTACCAGCAATTTTACTCGTGATATTAACTCGTGAAAGGCGATCAGTCATTACTAGTACAACACTGTCATTACCGTTTTTCTGTCCCTGAACTGTATCTAGTTCCCAATGGCCAATTTCGGACCGTTGGTCCGCAGTTTGAGGTCGTTGAGCAATATTAGGCCCTAAGCACCTTTTAGCTTGCGGATGAGTTCGATGATGCTTACGTTTAGGTTTTTCAAAGAGGTCTAAATTGGACGTACGAAGCACACCCTCATTAATCCATTGATATAAAGTTACAACCGACTTTGGGATCAGGGTGCCATCATTCATTAAATCTCGAGCCTTATAAATAACCGCTTGTGGGGAGTAATGGTGGTCGTCAAACTCACCAAGCATTAGCTGATCAGCTAATCGTAAAAATTGCTTTGAAGAATAATATAAGCGACGACGACCAGAATGGCGGTGATGTTCAAGATATGTGGCCTGACCAGCTTCATAACTATAGATGTAGTAAGAATATTCGTAAATCTTACCATTAGATTTTTGACGACGAAGTTGGCGGACCGTACCACGGTTGAGCTCGTTATTAATTGTTTGATGATTAACTCCTAATTGGCGACCAATTGCGCGATTGGAAAGTCCTTGCGACTTTAAAGTCGCAATCATCACACGTTCTTCTTTAGTAAGATGAGCATTCTTTTTATGAGTAGTCAATAAACTAGTAGACATGGTATCATTTAAGTGCGTCATTTGACGGACATCCTTTCATATAGGTTTGGTTCACTTAATATGATACCTGATGTCACGCCGAATGGCGTTTTTTATTTACCACCAACTGGGTGGCTAACTTCATTCTATAATCCACCTTTTTGTTACTTGCTGTACCATTGATTATTATTAAAAATTCCTGAATCATTTACTTTGTAAAGTGAGCAATCGCCAACTCTCGTGGCCGGCAATTCTTGAATAAAATTCATTTGTGTCTCAATGTTTCGTTTTAAATCCCGTTCATTAAAAGATCCATCTCTTGCTTTTAATCGGTTACGAGTAATTTCTGGATCTGTATATACGTAAAGTGGCAAAAAATCTATTTCAATAACATAATGAGAATATTCTAGTAATTTACGTATATCAGGTACGATAGTTGGTCCATGCATAGTTCTATCGGTGAGATCCATCCATACATTTTCACCAAAAATATCTCGCATGGATTCACCAACAGCTTGTAATTCGTTCCGTTGAGGGTTGGAACTTAATTTATTACAAATTTTATGTATTTCTTGCGCCAAACTGATTTTTTGATAATCAATTCCTGTAATATCAGTAATTATATCTGCAACAGTATCCTTTCCAGCGCCACCGCTGGAGCCCATAATAGCAATATTTTTCATTGCGTCCTCCTTCTTCTGTTGTTTACTAAATTAATATATATTTTTATTTCTTGAAAGTCTATTATTTGACTAAAAAGACATTTAAAGAAAAAAAGAGCCCATTCGGACTCTCTTCACAATTATTTAATTTTCATCTTGTACAGTAACGTATTCTGTATACTTCTTATATAGATTAGTCATTTGACGTCTTCTCTTAGCAATGCCCGAATTACCCTTATAATCCATTATATTTTGGCTGTCCATTGGAATCACACCATATTCTCGGAAACATTTATCTATTGCTCGTATGATCGCTATTTTATCTGCATTAGCGTTTAACTCTCGTTTTAATTGATTGGCAATATAGTAAACCTCACCACTTCGTCTAATCATAGTATAAGTTGGCTTCTTGCCTAATATGCTATCTACTTGACGCATTCTCTTATTAAGGAGAGCCCAAGTTTTGAGAGGTTGTTTTTTCTCCTGTTCAGTTAATTTAGGAGACTCATTCCGGAACACATAATCATTTTTAGAGGCACCTTTACACAATCTTTCAATATATCTAGCTTCATCTTCAGCGAGATATATTGTTCTAGGCATATCACCATTTATTGTAATTTGATTACCTTTAATATCTCCAACTTTTAACGTTGAAATTTCTTTATTATATTTATTTTCTCGTAATCCTCTAAAGATCAAGACAAAAATAGCTCCAATAGACGCTGGTTTTCTTTCCATAACCTCATGGACATCATCTATTGTAACAAAAGGAATTTCTCCATTCGCCAAGGCGGTATTACCATACTCCTGTGTAGCATAACTTTTTGTCGTCTTTAGAAAAATGTTAATGAATGTTTCATCATACACTTTTTTACTTTCTGGTAAATATTCTCCAGCGAATTCATGTAATTCTTTTATTAGTCGCGAAAGCAGATATATTCTGTTATTTGCTGTATATACAGATGCTCCTTGTTCTATTTGACTTTTAGCAAAACTAATTATGTCATCTTGATTAAAATTACGGAACGCTTTATCTATCGCTTTCTCTTCCTTAGAGACAATGTTCATGGTTGTCTTGAAAGAAAGTACCGTTGAAAATGGTATTTCCTGCTTTACACAGTAAAACAATAGTGCTGTTTTCAAATTGTCTTCATATTCGAATTCAGTATTTAATATTTCAGATCTTTCAGTATCAAAAATATTAATCGAAAAAGCTTCATTAAACGTTTCATTATTATTTAACACATTTTTAAAAACAATATTCTCATCTTGTTCTTCAGAAATAATTTTTTCAGAAGTTAAATCAATGAAATCATTCCCTATTAACGCTGTGGTTTTTCCCGATATATTATCTACTTTTTTTTCAATTTCCAATACATATCTCATTTTACCAAAACCTCTATTTTTCTTACCTAACTTACATCGCTGATTATAACAGCAAAAACAGTAAAATCATAGGCTTTTTGTGAGATTTAAAGATAATTAAAAAGTTAAATGAAATTTACTGCCTGTTCTCATAATCGTATTTTCAATTTCTGGTTGAGAGTGGATAATCATTAACAATTGTTCTTTTGATAAGTTGTCTATCTTATCAGCGTCAAAATTCTCTGTTAAGATTGCTGTTCCCATATGATTAGGATCTTCTTGTTGATGAATATAGTTTTCAGTTGTGCTTACACTTTCGTGATCACAAAAATCACGTACCAATAAAATGTCTTTGGTTTGAGCATATAGAGTCGTAGCAGCCCCCGCTTTTAGTGAGTGAATTACTAGGTGACGTCCCTTCTTTTCACTAAATTGTTTAAAGAAACTTCTCAGGCTATGTTGGCTCAATTCGTCAAATAATTTTTCATCTTTATTATTTCGATAAAAAATTCTATGCAGCTTATCATAATAAGCTCTAGTTAAGTACTTAGTATTTAACTTTGATCCTTTATCAAGAACTTCTAATTGCGCCCAATCTCCACCATACGAAGAATTCATTAAAGTGAAATCACTCCAAGTAATGTTAAAAGTTGCGGTAACACGAATTCCTGTTTTGTACATAAAATCAATTAACATGGCATACTTTTCTCCAGCGTTATCCACTTTTGTATTGAAATAATTTTTACTCTTTAACCATTCTTCCATTTCATTTAAATCCGTCAGTGAAATTGGTTCATAATGTTCTACATTATTCATGCCTAAACTTTGAACCTTAAAAACATCATTAGAGATTGAACTCATGTTTAACCCAGGAAAAATTTTCTCTTTACGAATAATGTTTAAGTACGACCGCATAGCAATAAGGTGCGATTTAATAGTAGAATCCTTAATATCTTTATCTCGTAGCGGCTTAACAAATTTATTAATTGTGTCACTATATCGTAAATTCTCAAAATCATCTCTTGTCAATTCATCTGGTTTTTTACCAAAAACCAGATCGCAATATATCTCCACAGAACAAGTATATTTCTTTAACGTATTTGGTGAATTAATAGAATTCTTCCACGTTAGATATGCAACTAATATTTTTTTCATATTTGAAACCCCTAAAATACACAAAATGGTCAATCAGCGTAGTTTAATGCGTCGATTGACCATTTAGTTTTAAACCCTAAATTTCAAGAATAAGTTAGCCACTGGACTCAAATAAATAATACTGACCAATTGATTATTGGTTGATGGAGCTGTGATATCTCTTGGTAGAAGGCCTTACGATAGATATCCATTGACGAATGTCCATTAAACATAGCTCGTGGATAGTGATTCATCCAATCATTAGTCGCTATGATCTGAGCACTACTATAGTTATTTATAGCTTCACCTTTGGTAATTGGTCCCCTGTCAATAAAATAGACAATTTAAATAGAGACTTTTTTGTCCTATGCCACGACTAAATTTTGAATTTGAGTTTGATACTCATCTTCAAGTTGCTTTGGTGATTTGAATCCACAGTGACTGTGAATTCTAACTGTGTTGTAAAACGTTTCAATGTACTGAAAAACTAGTCGTTTAGCTTCGGAGTATGAATGGATTTTAAACCGATTTATCCATTCACGCTTAATCAAGGCATGAAACGACTCAATGCAGGCATTATCCCAAGGATAAGCTTTCTTTGAATAGCTTAATGTCATGTTAGCTGTAACTTGATTGTAAGCTTCAGACGTAAACTGACTACCACGATCACTGTGCATGATTAATGGCTTGCTAATATGGCGACTGTGCTTAGTCTTTTCAATAAGTGGGATGACATTCGATACCTCCAAGGTTTCAGATAAGTCCCAACCAATGATCCGTCGGGAGTACAAGTCCATAATACTGGTTAAATAAACGAATCCGTCATGAACTGGAATATAAGTGGTGTCAATGCACCAAACGGCGTTTGGTCGCAATGGATTGAACTGCTCGTCTAAAATATTTATTAGCTGTTTATCAAACTTAGAATTGCGAGTGGTAGTCGTCCAAGGGGTTAGGTAAACGGCGTGAATGCCAAGTTCACGCATATACTTACCAACAGTTCGTTCAGCGATCTTATATCCTTTTGAGCGAAGTTCTTGGGTGATTTTGCCGGCACCGTAAATACAAAGGCTTTTGAGCCAAATTGCTTTAATTTCACCTTGAATAAACTTCTTCCGAAGCTTTCGCGGTGATTGGTGATTATGACGCTTTTCTCGTTGATAGTAACCACTTCTTGAGATTCCAACATAATCACACATACCATTGATGGAAGGGTGGGATTCCAAAGCGTGCTGAACGTCCATTTCTTGGTATACCTTTTCGGTAGTTACTTGCTCAGAATCCCGATTGATTTTTTTAACACTTCGATCGCTCCTTCAGCGTCACGGAGTTGACGCTTTAGTCGTGCAATCTCCTTGTCCTTATCGCTGGCAAAATTACCAGAGCCACGGCCAAACTCCCCAGTCTCAGTAAACAGCTTAATCCATTTATGTAATGTACTAGCCCCAATACCTAGATTCTTACTTATTTCATTCATGGTCATGTGATCCTTGTTATCTAAGTAATACTGAACGGCCTGTTCCCTAAATTCCTTGTCATAACTGTGCTTCGTCATTATTTGATCCTCCAATTTACTTCCTTAATTATACTAAATCAGAGTCCCTATTTAACTTGTACACTTTTTATTCTAGGACCAAATCTCCTTGCGGAGAAACCGGTTATTGATCTCATTGGATCCACGTTCCCAAGGGGAATACGGATCAGCATAGAAAACATGATCGTGAACTTGTGTTAACTCACTAAATTCTGAACCGTTGTCAGAGGTTATTGTCTTAAAGATGCGATAGTAAGCATCTGTGCCCATTTTCTGGCGTAAATTTATAAAGAACTGATTTACTGCATGCGCAGTTTTACCAGCAATTTTACTCGTGATATTAACTCGTGAAAGGCGATCAGTCATTACTAGTACAACACTGTCATTACCGTTTTTCTGTCCCTGAACTGTATCTAGTTCCCAATGGCCAATTTCGGACCGTTGGTCCGCAGTTTGAGGTCGTTGAGCAATATTAGGCCCTAAGCACCTTTTAGCTTGCGGATGAGTTCGATGATGCTTACGTTTAGGTTTTTCAAAGAGGTCTAAATTGGACGTACGAAGCACACCCTCATTAATCCATTGATATAAAGTTACAACCGACTTTGGGATCAGGGTGCCATCATTCATTAAATCTCGAGCCTTATAAATAACCGCTTGTGGGGAGTAATGGTGGTCGTCAAACTCACCAAGCATTAGCTGATCAGCTAATCGTAAAAATTGCTTTGAAGAATAATATAAGCGACGACGACCAGAATGGCGGTGATGTTCAAGATATGTGGCCTGACCAGCTTCATAACTATAGATGTAGTAAGAATATTCGTAAATCTTACCATTAGATTTTTGACGATGAAGTTGGCGGACCGTACCACGGTTGAGCTCGTTATTAATTGTTTGATGATTAACTCCTAATTGGCGACCAATTGCGCGATTGGAAAGTCCTTGCGACTTTAAAGTCGCAATCATCACACGTTCTTCTTTAGTAAGATGAGCATTCTTTTTATGAGTAGTCAATAAACTAGTAGACATGGTATCATTTAAGTGCGTCATTTGACGGACATCCTTTCATATAGGTTTGGTTCACTTAATATGATACCTGATGTCACGCCGAATGGCGTTTTTTATTTACCACCAACTGGGTGGCTAACTTCATTCTATAATCCACCTTTAGTTTTAAACTCCTTTATTTTGCCAAAAATTTCTTCTGCTAAAAACGCTATATACAAAAGTCATTAATTACTTTACTAAGTTGTGTTTTAACCTTGTTAAAATCTTCTAGTCGCAATTTATCCATTGGTAAGGAACGCACTCTTTCACGAGAATAACAATGGATTTGTGTTGCATTTACTCGACCATATATATTTGCATAGCCCTGTAAATTAACGTAACCATTAAAATAAGTCCCACCAGAAGTGATTGGTGCTACCATAAGATAATTTGTATTGCGATTATATCGATCGTTAGAAATAATTACCGCTGGATGAATACCTTCCATCTCAGTATCTATAGCCGGACTAAAATCCATGTAAATAATATCTCCCTGTTTATACTGTACTTTACTCATAATATTTACCTCCGTTAGCTAAAAAGACGATCGTTTTGAATGACGACCGCCTTTTTTCTTTTCTTGTTTATCAATTTTGCGTTTCTCTATAATACTGCCAATCAACGCTACAAATAGTACCACTGTATCAAATATAATGAATCGCATTTTCTCTAAATCCTTCCCATTAATTTCAAAACACCTTGTCGAAATTCATTAAAAAATTTTCGATCCTTACATGTTAGCTCCGTTGGTGACGTATCCACTCCACAGCCACCTGACATGAACTTAGTTAATAAATCTCTTCGTATTTCATAGATCGCCTCACTTCTATCAAGTCCATCTGTTAAAAAGTCTAGCCATTCTACTCGACATGGAACAGCTCTAATTGCTCCGTTTGGTGCAACTATTACCATATATTCCAAACCATTGTTATCATGAGCAAATTGTCCTCGTACACCCAATTCATTACACATAATCTCGAAAAAATTATATTCTTCTTGAATTAATCTTCCTCTGTTCATAACATTTCCTCCTAAATCGAATTTATTTTTAAAATCAAAAAGCACCATGAAAATTACTTCACGGTGCTACCATTATTACCAATCAAGGCTTTTATTTATAAAATTTTACTGTATCTTCTTCAAAGTAATCTTTCCACGCCGATAGCAAATCATTGTAGTTTACTACTAAGAATTTCTCCAACCTTTTTATCTCTTTTTTTGAAAGACCTAGTTTATCATCAGCTAGTTTAACACTTCCATCTTGGAGTAACCAAAATTTTGCCGAAACAGGTGAAGGACGTTTAACTGCTACATGGACATGTGCGGGTTCATTACCTTCGTTCGACCAAAAATAAATACAATAACCTAAAAAATTAATTAGATTCGGCAACTTTTTCACCTGTTTCTTTTGCCATCTCCATAATCAACTCTTGATTATTATTAAGGATTCGCTCTAAGTTCTGTTCTTCTTTTGACGTGTAACCATCACTAAATAGTTTTTTTTGTGTTGGCAATGTATAACGCGCCTCCTTAAATCCATAATCTGTTGGTTGTTCGAAATTTACATGAACAGAGCCATCGTTCTTTACATCAGAGTAAGTAATGATTAAATGTTCTGGAAAAGTTGCATATGGATATAACATTATTTTCACCTCGTTTACTCAATCATTAGTTCTACTACTTATTATATATTCTAAAGCTTAAAAAGAAAAATTATTTCTTTATTCTATTGTACCAATTTTGCTATTGCCTTTTACTACCATTCCATGTTTTTTAACTCTTCCCAATTACATTCGTCATCATACCATTCGACAAGTTGAGTTATCATATTTTTGATTATTTCTTCTTCGCCACCATTATCCCAATATTTATCAAATTGATCTTGAGTCCAACCAAATTCTGACTGGCGCCATTCTAATTCCGCATCATATTCGTCTGCTTGGTAACCAGGTGAATAGTAATAATCTAATTCTTCGGTGCCTCGCTTCATATGTACAATTAATTCACCGGCAAGATTTTCTTCGGTGCCTAACAATTTTGTCGATAATTTCTTTTCTACTAAACCATTCATGTTAATTTCCTCCTACATAATAAAGACTTCATTTGAATGCTGCCTAGTTTTCTCACTAAACATAATTCAAATGAAGTCCTTTAACTTCTATTAAAAATTCTTTTCCCACATGCTAGTTCAAAAAATCTTTAACGTTAATTCCAACGGTCGTATTATCTTTCCAATCGCCATTTTCGTCAAAGAATTTTTCTTGGGTGTGCTTTACATATTCAACGACTCCATTCCAAATTTCGCCGTCTGGATCATTTTCACTTGCTGCAAAGTGTACAACTTTTGCATAAGCAAGACGTACTGCATTATTATAAGTCGATAATTTTTCTTCTACATCATCAACATGACCATTAACCTTATAGTCCACCCAATGTTCCGCTTCAGTGTTAGCTTCTGGGGCGCTATAGTAAACTAAACCATTTTTGTTACTGAAATCTGTCATCTTTTTCTTGCTATCATCAACAATTACTTCTTGCTTTGTTAGTAAGTCGGTTACTTTAATCATGATGCTTCCTCCGTTTGTTCGTTATTACTAATATTTTACCAAACTCAAAATTGCTACAAAAATTTCTTTTTCTGTTAAATATTCCATACTACAAATCCTTGAGAGCGTCTATTAAATCAGAGTCTTCATCGAAAATTTTATCTATCATTTTCTGTGTATCTTTACTTATACTTTCTTTCTTTTTAAATGTTATTACTCGACCATCGGAAGAAATATCTTTTTCATATTCGTCACCTGGTTGAGCGTGCATTTTTTCTTTGTCACTCTTGGTCAATCGTAAGCCAAATGAATTTCCAGATTTAAAAAATTTTGAGTTTTCATGAATTTCTTGCATAATATCACCTCGTAATTACATTATAGTATATTGGTGATTACAATTTCTCCAATTCTTACTTTTGTAAAAGGCGTGTTTTATCTAATAGTGAAAACAATATAATTGCTTATTAGTTAATTCGTGACCATAAGCAAAAGCATCGTAAGTTTCTTCAGGGACAATTGGTTCTTCATCATAGACAAACAATTGTAAATCTGCATCTCCATCTCCATTTTCATGTTCGTCGTACCAATCGACGGCTTCCCACTCATCATTTGATGCAAATAATTCATTGCCTAGCCAATCACAAACTGAATAATACTTTCTCATGATAATTTCCTCCAATTCTTACCTTTGTGAAAGACGTGTTTTATCTAATAGTGAAAACAATATAATTGCTTATTAGTTAATTCGTGACCATAAGCAAAAGCATCGTAAGTTTCTTCAGGGACAATTGGTTCTTCATCATAGACAAACAATTGTAAATCTGCATCTCCATCTCCATTTTCATGTTCGTCGTACCAATCGATGGCTTCCCACTCATCATTTGATGCAAATAATTCATTGCCTAGCCAATCACAAACTGAATAATACTTTCTCATGATAATTTCCTCCAAATTCACTCGTAATCTTAAGCTGCCTTTTCTGCATAATTGATAATTTCTTTCACCATATCTAGGTAATCTTCAGATAACGTTGTTCCCTCTGGTATCCAGATTGGATAATCAAAGCTCGTTATCTCTTCATCAATATCAAGAACGGCTTCAACAGGACAATGATAGTTAGCTTCTTCTAACTCATTATGAACTAACTGAACACGTTTACTCGTTGCTCTGATATTCAATTCTTGAAGCATAATTTTAATGGCCAGTTTTGACGCCTGGCCGTACAACGCAAACTCATCATTTCTCCAATAATTATCCGTAATTAACTTTTTATTCTTGGCAATTGTTTCAGAAACGGTCTTAATAGTATTTGCCATGTTTAATAATGCTAATTTTTCTTTTTCGATCGTCTTAGTGTTCATCTTAATTTCCTCCTACATAATAAAGACTTCATTTGAATGCTGCCCTAAACATAATTCAAATGAAGTCTTTTAACTTCTATTAAAATTTCTTTTGCAAAAGACGTTTCAAAAAAAAGACCACCGTTGATATAAATTAGTGGTGGTCTTGCCCCTTTTTTCGACTTAATCGTGTAACTCATAATTCATTCCAAACCTTGTCGAAATCTTCATCTTCATCATTTTCTCGTTCTTTAATCTGCTTATTCACACCTTGGTTAACCAGAAAAAGAGTTTCCTGAATAGCCTTCCAATCATCTTCGCCAACTACGACGGCCCCTTTTTCTCCATCTTTCGTTGGTTTTACCATGACTGGCTGCTTGTCGTCGTTTACTTTCTTTATGAGCTTAAAAAATTCTTTTCGCCCTTGAGTTGGCGTTATTACATTGTCCATCGTATTTCCCTCCTGTACATTATCAAGTACATACATTATCTCATATGTACAAGATGACGTACAGCACATTAACTCTAGTTATTGTCCATTCTCAAAAAATCTATTTTTCCTGTTGCTACGCGACTTCCTCGATTTCACCTAATAGCTTAATTTCATAGTCAATGAAATCTTGATTTTGTAGCTCTCCAATAATAAGGGCATCTACATCTTCTGGCTCCATATCCATAATTTCTTCCAAACAATCCAATTCTGAACTATAGCTTTCTGGGAAGCGTTCCATTAGTAACGATACTAAATCATAGCGATTAACAATTACTTGGTATACAGAATTGTCGTCACGATCAATTGCAATTAACTTCATTATAATTTCCTCCAATTTTTAACTTTTCTAAAAGATATGTTTTATCTACATCCAGTCGTATCCTTTTCGTTTACAATAACTACTACGATTATCTCGCAATGTCTGATCACAATCTAATCCACGAGGATGTTTTTCATCTTCCTCGAATGCGTTCATCCAAATAGTGTTTTGACCCTCGCCAGCTAAATAATATTGTGGGTTAAGACCATATAGTTTACGTAATTGACACCACCGGTCATTGCAATGTGGCTGCCGACTAATATTTTCGTACCCGTAAGTTTTTTCGTGCATACGATGTACAATCTTTTTGTAACGAGAATATTGTTTGCTCATAATAATTTTCTCCACCTTTTACTTTTTCTAAAATATCCGTTTCGCAAATTAAGCAATTTCCTCCCAAGTGGACCAATCATCATAAAAATCAACAATGCCATCAACATAGTTGTCAATTTCTTTATCCTCGCCGCCGTTTTCCCAATAGTCGTCAAATTTTTCTTGCGTCCAATGCTCGTTGTCTAGGTAGTAGTCAATTGCCGACTCGTAAACAACGTCTGACAATCCACATTCAGCGATAAGGAGTTGTTTTTCTTCTTCCCCACGCTCTAATGTAAGAATTACCTCTCCAATTCCTGTTTCTACTAAACTTACTAATTCTGTGTGTAATTTTGTTCCGATCATGATAATTTCCTCCAATTTATACCTTTCTCTAATAGTCATTCATTAATTCATCAATACTACTTTCAACGCATTCAATAATTGCCGTTACAATGTATATACCGTTATCTTCAATACAAATTGGGACCCATTCCGCGACCGCAACAATTCGCTCATCACTTACGGGGATACCTTCTTCATTTAACTCGTCTACAATCATTCCCTCAAAATCGTCAATCGTGACATCGTCATCATTCTTACCTTCACCAAATTCTTTGAGTGCTGTTTGTGCTTGAAGTAGTGCTTCTGCTAATTGTTCTTGAATTTCAACCTTAACCATGTTAATTTCCTCCAATTCGTACCTATGCTAAAGTATCTGTTTTACCCACCAATAAACAAAACTACTTTACCTGTCGAAAGGGTTAATTTCTCGTCATCGCCATAGCCTTGCCACACATCGTCTATTGATGGGAATACTTCTAACAAGCCGTCATCATGAAACTCTTTAATGCTTTCGTAGCTTGTATGGTTGCTATTATCAATAATTTCTTGGATTTCTTTTGGCGTTAACTCACTCAATAAAGTTTCCATTTTATTCATTTCTCCAATATTTATTTTAATGATTGCCTTATCTTGGTAATTTTCTTTTGTCAGGAGCTTATTTACTTGGAACATTAATACCATTTGTAGACAAAAAATCGCATGAAAAATCACTTATAGACTCTACTTCATCTGTGCCTAACAATTCTTTAATTTCCTCCGCATTCTGTTTATAAATTTTCTTTACTTGTTTAATAATCTTCTTAGA
The DNA window shown above is from Limosilactobacillus reuteri and carries:
- a CDS encoding type II toxin-antitoxin system PemK/MazF family toxin, producing MSKVQYKQGDIIYMDFSPAIDTEMEGIHPAVIISNDRYNRNTNYLMVAPITSGGTYFNGYVNLQGYANIYGRVNATQIHCYSRERVRSLPMDKLRLEDFNKVKTQLSKVINDFCI
- a CDS encoding DUF4160 domain-containing protein, whose protein sequence is MKKLPNLINFLGYCIYFWSNEGNEPAHVHVAVKRPSPVSAKFWLLQDGSVKLADDKLGLSKKEIKRLEKFLVVNYNDLLSAWKDYFEEDTVKFYK
- a CDS encoding IS30 family transposase translates to MTHLNDTMSTSLLTTHKKNAHLTKEERVMIATLKSQGLSNRAIGRQLGVNHQTINNELNRGTVRQLHRQKSNGKIYEYSYYIYSYEAGQATYLEHHRHSGRRRLYYSSKQFLRLADQLMLGEFDDHHYSPQAVIYKARDLMNDGTLIPKSVVTLYQWINEGVLRTSNLDLFEKPKRKHHRTHPQAKRCLGPNIAQRPQTADQRSEIGHWELDTVQGQKNGNDSVVLVMTDRLSRVNITSKIAGKTAHAVNQFFINLRQKMGTDAYYRIFKTITSDNGSEFSELTQVHDHVFYADPYSPWERGSNEINNRFLRKEIWS
- a CDS encoding transposase, with translation MTKHSYDKEFREQAVQYYLDNKDHMTMNEISKNLGIGASTLHKWIKLFTETGEFGRGSGNFASDKDKEIARLKRQLRDAEGAIEVLKKSIGILSK
- a CDS encoding IS30 family transposase gives rise to the protein MTHLNDTMSTSLLTTHKKNAHLTKEERVMIATLKSQGLSNRAIGRQLGVNHQTINNELNRGTVRQLRRQKSNGKIYEYSYYIYSYEAGQATYLEHHRHSGRRRLYYSSKQFLRLADQLMLGEFDDHHYSPQAVIYKARDLMNDGTLIPKSVVTLYQWINEGVLRTSNLDLFEKPKRKHHRTHPQAKRCLGPNIAQRPQTADQRSEIGHWELDTVQGQKNGNDSVVLVMTDRLSRVNITSKIAGKTAHAVNQFFINLRQKMGTDAYYRIFKTITSDNGSEFSELTQVHDHVFYADPYSPWERGSNEINNRFLRKEITKGEAINNYSSAQIIATNDWMNHYPRAMFNGHSSMDIYRKAFYQEISQLHQPIINWSVLFI
- a CDS encoding type II toxin-antitoxin system prevent-host-death family antitoxin; this translates as MDNVITPTQGRKEFFKLIKKVNDDKQPVMVKPTKDGEKGAVVVGEDDWKAIQETLFLVNQGVNKQIKERENDEDEDFDKVWNEL
- a CDS encoding site-specific integrase, producing the protein MKKILVAYLTWKNSINSPNTLKKYTCSVEIYCDLVFGKKPDELTRDDFENLRYSDTINKFVKPLRDKDIKDSTIKSHLIAMRSYLNIIRKEKIFPGLNMSSISNDVFKVQSLGMNNVEHYEPISLTDLNEMEEWLKSKNYFNTKVDNAGEKYAMLIDFMYKTGIRVTATFNITWSDFTLMNSSYGGDWAQLEVLDKGSKLNTKYLTRAYYDKLHRIFYRNNKDEKLFDELSQHSLRSFFKQFSEKKGRHLVIHSLKAGAATTLYAQTKDILLVRDFCDHESVSTTENYIHQQEDPNHMGTAILTENFDADKIDNLSKEQLLMIIHSQPEIENTIMRTGSKFHLTF
- a CDS encoding IS3 family transposase, whose product is MDVQHALESHPSINGMCDYVGISRSGYYQREKRHNHQSPRKLRKKFIQGEIKAIWLKSLCIYGAGKITQELRSKGYKIAERTVGKYMRELGIHAVYLTPWTTTTRNSKFDKQLINILDEQFNPLRPNAVWCIDTTYIPVHDGFVYLTSIMDLYSRRIIGWDLSETLEVSNVIPLIEKTKHSRHISKPLIMHSDRGSQFTSEAYNQVTANMTLSYSKKAYPWDNACIESFHALIKREWINRFKIHSYSEAKRLVFQYIETFYNTVRIHSHCGFKSPKQLEDEYQTQIQNLVVA